A single Pedobacter sp. PACM 27299 DNA region contains:
- a CDS encoding CBM96 family carbohydrate-binding protein, which yields MKKLNLYPKVIFLCMCMLTIMGCGKLELLKNEDSDGADAGANLKAQTIQQFLLEDHSSDLTELDLFASAVKRAGLMDMLGKTDDHTVVFLTNPGVKQLLATIGYTTVNDVPPVILKNLLGDLITKGKLKSTDLNIDETRKIETINGNYIYYSRKSNASDQYVLTINQNPTLGSTAALVRSQDLEFNNGVAQVTAQFTFYRLLDDKPDEADPGGNVITQKINVAKDVYIRGGSGNSNANFNDLATIDLKAVSNADATVGRIGVMQFPLEKPTFGDKIGAARMYVYVYNTGLTPTTTFSFSAHLGENKDWAETAITWNNAPTHNSVPISTLPIPGGTTGWVSFDVTSAVSQLYANNQTFINVFLKHNVDNFIKLRPREFSAGAFSSYLSISSPPQTLLKLGLVNVLNVSALEQIAPLTLANLKMEGTIDNNITYTVKQVPTAGFLVKYGIPLAANASFSQADLAKGAIKYLYGGSGSTDKIIFEARDHNGGYFESQLSLDVAIK from the coding sequence ATGAAAAAACTAAATCTTTACCCAAAAGTCATTTTTCTCTGCATGTGTATGCTCACAATTATGGGTTGTGGCAAACTCGAATTATTGAAAAATGAAGATAGTGATGGAGCCGATGCTGGAGCTAACCTCAAGGCCCAAACCATACAGCAGTTTTTGCTGGAAGACCACAGCTCAGATTTAACAGAACTTGACCTCTTTGCTTCGGCAGTGAAACGTGCAGGGCTGATGGATATGCTGGGGAAAACGGACGATCATACCGTGGTATTCTTAACCAACCCAGGAGTTAAACAACTTCTGGCAACGATAGGCTACACTACTGTTAATGATGTCCCTCCAGTAATTCTCAAAAACTTGTTGGGTGATCTGATCACCAAAGGCAAATTAAAGTCCACTGATCTTAATATCGATGAGACCAGGAAAATAGAAACCATTAATGGAAACTATATTTATTACTCCAGGAAATCGAACGCATCCGATCAATATGTGCTGACGATTAACCAGAATCCAACATTGGGCTCAACAGCAGCTCTGGTAAGGTCGCAGGATCTGGAATTTAACAACGGAGTGGCTCAAGTTACCGCACAGTTTACTTTCTACAGATTGTTAGACGATAAACCAGATGAAGCAGATCCAGGAGGCAATGTGATTACTCAAAAAATCAATGTAGCTAAAGACGTTTACATTCGTGGCGGTTCTGGCAATTCGAATGCGAATTTCAACGATTTGGCAACCATAGATTTAAAAGCGGTCAGCAATGCTGATGCTACTGTTGGTCGGATTGGGGTAATGCAGTTCCCATTGGAAAAACCAACCTTTGGCGACAAAATTGGTGCAGCAAGAATGTATGTCTATGTTTACAATACAGGCTTAACACCTACCACCACCTTCTCATTTTCTGCGCATTTGGGAGAAAATAAAGATTGGGCGGAAACTGCCATTACCTGGAACAATGCACCGACTCATAATTCCGTTCCAATTTCCACCTTACCTATTCCTGGGGGAACTACCGGATGGGTTTCTTTTGATGTGACCTCCGCAGTGAGTCAGCTGTACGCAAATAATCAAACCTTTATCAATGTATTCCTAAAACATAATGTTGACAACTTCATTAAGCTTCGCCCAAGGGAATTTTCGGCAGGAGCTTTCAGTTCCTATCTCAGCATCAGTTCTCCACCACAGACACTATTGAAGCTAGGTCTGGTAAATGTGCTGAATGTTTCTGCCCTTGAGCAGATTGCACCTTTAACACTGGCTAACCTGAAAATGGAAGGAACAATTGACAATAACATTACCTACACGGTAAAACAGGTTCCAACAGCTGGTTTCTTAGTGAAATATGGGATTCCGCTTGCTGCAAATGCTTCTTTTTCGCAAGCTGATCTTGCAAAAGGAGCAATTAAATACCTATACGGCGGATCAGGCAGTACGGATAAAATCATTTTTGAAGCTAGAGACCATAATGGTGGTTACTTTGAATCACAACTGAGCCTGGATGTTGCCATTAAATAA
- a CDS encoding beta-N-acetylhexosaminidase — MKRTVFLVMLLTSIFGYAKAFQNELNDPVSPFSVRGFHLDLRIQAIPMPALKKLASQLVEGGINTLVMEWEATYPFQEEPLIPNRFAYTREEVKDFIAYCNSIKLEVIPLQQSFGHVEYILRNPKYKDLREDQKDYSQVNPIREAEAKKLFTTLYKDLIATHNSPYIHIGGDETYLLGHSEESKKKIKAVGIGRLYGDYIKMLCEVVVGLGKRPVLWADIALKYPEALKGLPKETVFIDWNYGWDINMFGDHEKLMKSGFEVWGAPAIRSHPDNYFLTQWGKHFKNISDFVPLAKKLGYKGIIMTSWSTSGLYAPVFETTRDIVDLYAIRRVYPISGFNMLIAAFIESIKSEKALDAENFIYRYAKSQYGLDENDAKVFWKAVSAVPFEITQGKPIHTDLSIGQMLDSTRNAALTLGKLKPVKNAKEFEHYRLMAAIRVQYLTYQSIESRANAPEMDAEKLKPLIEELEALRTRELDKKFIAANSEVMYPSEIAQENELRSAKIRVLLDRLKRVK, encoded by the coding sequence ATGAAAAGAACAGTATTTCTTGTGATGCTTTTAACTTCAATTTTTGGTTATGCAAAAGCATTTCAAAATGAGCTAAATGATCCGGTTTCCCCATTTTCAGTAAGAGGATTTCACCTCGATCTACGTATTCAGGCCATCCCTATGCCGGCATTAAAAAAGCTTGCATCACAATTGGTGGAGGGCGGTATCAATACCCTAGTGATGGAATGGGAGGCTACCTATCCTTTTCAGGAAGAACCTTTGATCCCTAATCGTTTTGCTTATACAAGAGAAGAAGTAAAGGATTTTATTGCCTACTGTAATTCCATAAAATTGGAGGTTATTCCACTTCAGCAAAGTTTCGGACATGTGGAATATATTCTTAGAAATCCTAAATACAAAGACCTGAGAGAAGATCAGAAAGATTACTCTCAGGTGAATCCAATTCGAGAAGCCGAAGCTAAAAAGCTTTTCACGACGCTTTACAAGGATCTGATTGCTACGCATAATTCTCCTTATATCCATATTGGTGGTGATGAAACCTATCTTTTAGGACACTCAGAAGAATCTAAAAAGAAAATTAAAGCAGTTGGTATCGGAAGACTATACGGCGATTATATCAAAATGCTTTGCGAGGTGGTAGTGGGATTGGGTAAAAGGCCGGTTCTTTGGGCAGATATCGCTTTGAAATATCCAGAGGCATTGAAAGGATTGCCAAAAGAAACCGTTTTTATTGATTGGAATTACGGATGGGACATCAATATGTTTGGCGACCATGAGAAGTTGATGAAGAGTGGGTTTGAGGTATGGGGAGCACCTGCAATCAGGAGTCATCCAGATAATTACTTCCTTACTCAATGGGGGAAACACTTTAAAAATATCTCTGATTTTGTGCCATTGGCAAAGAAACTGGGGTATAAAGGCATCATTATGACTTCCTGGTCGACTTCTGGATTGTATGCTCCAGTATTCGAAACCACCAGAGATATCGTAGATCTTTATGCAATCCGTCGTGTTTATCCCATCAGTGGATTTAATATGCTGATTGCGGCCTTTATTGAATCTATAAAATCCGAAAAAGCATTAGATGCTGAAAACTTCATTTACAGGTATGCCAAATCGCAATATGGCCTTGATGAAAACGATGCTAAGGTGTTTTGGAAAGCCGTTTCAGCTGTTCCTTTCGAGATTACACAGGGAAAACCTATCCATACCGATTTAAGCATTGGTCAAATGCTGGATAGTACTAGAAACGCAGCACTTACCCTCGGGAAACTGAAGCCGGTTAAAAATGCAAAAGAGTTCGAACATTACCGCTTAATGGCTGCTATTCGAGTACAATACCTGACATACCAGTCGATAGAATCCAGGGCAAATGCACCCGAAATGGATGCTGAAAAACTTAAGCCATTAATTGAGGAACTGGAAGCATTACGTACCAGGGAACTGGACAAGAAGTTTATCGCAGCCAATTCTGAGGTGATGTATCCTTCAGAGATTGCACAGGAAAATGAACTAAGGAGCGCAAAAATCCGCGTATTGCTGGACAGGTTGAAAAGAGTTAAATAA
- a CDS encoding RagB/SusD family nutrient uptake outer membrane protein gives MKRKDYKIYSIMLITLIFLSSCKKALEIDPTTSYSSSNFWTETPQATAALYGAYNLLQGAMAPESVLYGEGRADNVVINPLALSSQTLNLLTNNLNSSLPITNWSGIYQVLNQSNLILKNTREMKAKGLYAGKDAEYNSVRGQAFAIRAFCYFYMTRIWGKLPIVTEPFLDAKQNVSIARSDTAAVYAQIQSDLDSAALAPIPASYTTSSATRAQFTMGAVNALYTDFYMWRHQYENALVASQKILTNSTYSLAALYSASSTVDYNINPALIDNTAYAQMFTKGFSNESIFEIDYNFAERATRSFLITVYGDLGFQPFFKASGYLSSKFSSTDLRSKVNFDTNSGIVKFFEKSGFVRGTQDDKNIIVYRLADIILLRAEALNRTGNIPGAMALVNQIRARAGATAYTEASYNGLTTDQIEDLILDERARELCYEGKRWFDLVRTGKAIKVMGPINGLSQAENFLWPLSLTEIRLNPLLDQNSYYQ, from the coding sequence ATGAAACGAAAAGATTATAAAATATACAGCATCATGCTGATCACATTGATTTTCTTATCCAGCTGTAAGAAGGCATTAGAAATCGATCCGACCACTTCTTATTCCAGTTCTAATTTCTGGACGGAAACCCCTCAGGCAACAGCAGCTTTGTATGGTGCATATAACCTTTTACAAGGAGCCATGGCACCGGAATCTGTTTTATACGGAGAAGGAAGAGCGGATAATGTGGTGATCAATCCATTAGCATTGAGCTCACAAACCTTAAACCTGTTAACGAATAACCTAAACTCAAGTCTGCCGATCACAAACTGGAGTGGTATCTATCAAGTGCTGAATCAAAGTAATTTAATTCTAAAGAACACGCGGGAGATGAAGGCGAAAGGATTATATGCGGGGAAAGATGCAGAATACAATAGTGTAAGAGGGCAGGCTTTCGCTATTCGAGCATTCTGTTATTTTTACATGACCCGTATCTGGGGCAAATTGCCTATAGTAACTGAACCGTTTTTAGATGCGAAACAAAATGTAAGCATTGCACGTTCCGATACGGCTGCGGTGTATGCACAAATTCAGTCAGATCTTGATTCGGCAGCATTGGCGCCAATCCCTGCATCGTATACCACAAGTTCAGCAACCAGAGCTCAATTTACAATGGGGGCAGTAAATGCCTTGTATACTGATTTTTATATGTGGCGTCATCAATATGAGAATGCATTGGTGGCTTCACAGAAAATCCTGACGAACTCTACCTATTCACTAGCGGCACTTTACAGTGCATCATCTACTGTAGATTATAATATAAATCCAGCATTAATAGACAATACTGCTTATGCGCAGATGTTTACTAAAGGGTTTTCTAATGAATCTATATTTGAAATCGATTACAACTTCGCAGAGCGGGCCACGCGATCATTTTTAATTACCGTTTATGGTGACCTTGGCTTTCAGCCTTTTTTCAAAGCCAGTGGTTACCTGTCCAGCAAATTCAGTTCAACAGATTTACGCTCTAAAGTTAATTTTGATACCAATTCAGGTATTGTTAAATTCTTTGAGAAATCGGGTTTCGTTCGTGGTACGCAGGACGACAAGAACATCATCGTCTATCGTTTAGCCGATATCATATTGTTACGTGCTGAAGCATTGAATAGAACCGGCAATATTCCCGGAGCAATGGCACTCGTGAATCAAATTAGAGCCAGAGCTGGAGCAACCGCTTATACAGAAGCTTCCTACAATGGATTGACTACTGATCAAATAGAAGACCTCATCCTTGACGAACGTGCGAGAGAGCTTTGTTACGAAGGAAAACGATGGTTTGACCTGGTACGCACAGGCAAAGCTATTAAAGTTATGGGGCCAATCAATGGATTGAGTCAAGCCGAAAATTTCCTTTGGCCATTGAGCCTTACCGAAATCAGGTTAAACCCGCTATTGGATCAAAATTCATATTATCAATAA
- the nagA gene encoding N-acetylglucosamine-6-phosphate deacetylase — protein sequence MEKIKLYNGKIITPHRTINGGCIIIEGGKILEVSTADIPVEDALEINAMGNYIAPGFIDLHVHGGGGHDFMDNEPEGYLAIAALHAKHGTTALMPTTLSSEHQDLMDTLSVYETANARNVNGAQFIGIHIEGPYFSMEQRGAQDPRYIRAPVPAEYQEIIASSRSIKRWSAAPELRGALEFAQYLSERGILPSIAHTNAIYEEVLPAFEKGFRHATHFYSCMSGVSRRNAYRYAGVIESAYLLDAMTVEIIADGIHLPAPLLKLVLKIKGADRTALVTDAMRAAGMPPGPSILGSRRDGLEVIVEDNVAKLKDRTAFAGSVATMDRLVRNMVTMAEATLEDAVKMASLSPANIIGIGDRKGSLVAGKDADVVIFDEEINILRTMVAGKSIYEKLI from the coding sequence ATGGAAAAGATCAAGCTATATAATGGTAAAATAATTACTCCCCATCGTACGATTAATGGGGGCTGTATCATTATCGAAGGAGGAAAGATATTGGAGGTCAGCACTGCTGATATTCCTGTTGAAGATGCGCTGGAAATAAATGCAATGGGCAATTATATTGCACCTGGATTTATTGATTTGCATGTTCATGGTGGGGGGGGGCACGATTTTATGGATAACGAGCCTGAGGGTTATTTAGCCATTGCAGCACTACATGCCAAACATGGTACAACAGCACTCATGCCTACTACATTGAGTAGTGAGCATCAGGATTTAATGGATACTTTAAGTGTATATGAAACTGCCAATGCCAGAAATGTGAATGGTGCACAGTTTATAGGGATACACATTGAGGGGCCGTATTTCTCCATGGAACAGCGAGGAGCACAAGACCCAAGATATATCAGAGCGCCGGTTCCGGCAGAATATCAGGAGATCATTGCCAGTTCCAGGTCTATTAAACGCTGGAGTGCTGCACCGGAGCTTAGAGGGGCCCTGGAATTTGCGCAATACCTTAGCGAAAGAGGGATTTTACCCTCCATTGCACATACCAATGCGATATATGAAGAAGTATTGCCGGCATTTGAAAAAGGTTTCAGACATGCGACACATTTTTATTCCTGTATGTCGGGGGTTTCCAGGCGAAATGCATACCGTTATGCAGGAGTAATAGAAAGTGCTTATCTGCTGGATGCGATGACTGTAGAAATCATCGCAGATGGGATTCATCTTCCAGCACCATTACTCAAGCTGGTACTCAAAATAAAAGGGGCAGACCGAACTGCGTTGGTTACTGATGCGATGCGCGCAGCGGGTATGCCGCCAGGGCCAAGTATTCTTGGTAGCCGACGCGATGGTCTGGAGGTGATTGTGGAGGATAATGTGGCTAAACTAAAAGACAGGACTGCCTTTGCAGGTAGTGTGGCTACGATGGATAGGTTGGTAAGAAACATGGTAACCATGGCTGAGGCTACATTGGAAGATGCGGTTAAAATGGCTTCCCTTAGCCCGGCAAATATCATCGGTATTGGCGATCGAAAAGGATCGCTGGTAGCAGGCAAAGATGCAGATGTCGTTATTTTCGATGAGGAAATAAATATTTTGCGAACGATGGTGGCTGGAAAAAGTATATATGAAAAATTAATTTAA
- a CDS encoding family 20 glycosylhydrolase: MYKIIYSYVLLMLFIGTAGHAAKQQYSTPDQLEIGWQVYENHYLGKDQTLFSISINNHAKQPFPKTGWKIYFNLGKRVTTVSGTQQLEIKHVNGGLYYISPGKDFKSLAPGENLDQQFISNSWVVNSSDAPQGFYLVWDNSPGTGIPLKEVKISTPKDQHKMDRFAGDKELTQAQLYLSNERGKTGNSSLPKIFPTPLSYTETPGHFKLDHSVTLVSDPDFDNEAQLFAEELKSITGKRPLVSNSPKNPGTIRLKRDAAIKKDEYSLKVSPAGIIISANGPKEIHYGIQSLKVMLDPSAYADQGKKKALLVKCVTVVDRPAFGFRAIMLDVARNFQSKEEVMKLIDLLSLYKLTTLHLHLNDDEGWRLQINALPELTSVGAQRGHGLNEQESLMPAYGSGPIAGQPSGSGFYSRADFIEILKYAARRHINIIPEIETPGHARAAIVSMQARYNKIIKSGDTLKAKQYLLRDMADSSVYRSVQQWNDHVMDVSMPSVYNFLETVTDEIIEIYKLAGAPLQTIHYGGDEVPAGVWTGSPSVNACKATHPEVKNAADLWDYFFSRIAAMLDKRKLYLSGWEETALRKSTVAGEKKWQPNPLFLDRNFHVNVWNNMSGNEDLAYRLANSGYKVILSFVTNFYFDMAYVREFDEPGFNWGGFINLEQAYKFIPFDYLKNQHTDYVNRPLPKSMLQQFEPLTEVGKQNIYGIQGLLWTETVKTAERLEYMYLPRLLALSERAWASTPAWATMPDTLKAKQLYEANWYQFSSSVRRELNRLDHYAGGFEYRIPTPAIMLRDGMVSANTDVPGFKIYYTTDGSTPTVKSKRYQQPVPHLKGLRFRAFNEIGRGGEVAKNNTEENGKDQAI, encoded by the coding sequence TTGTATAAAATAATCTATAGTTACGTACTGCTGATGCTGTTTATTGGAACAGCTGGCCATGCGGCTAAGCAACAGTATTCAACACCAGATCAGCTGGAAATTGGCTGGCAGGTTTACGAAAATCATTATCTGGGTAAAGATCAGACACTTTTTTCAATTAGCATTAATAACCATGCAAAGCAGCCCTTTCCAAAAACAGGTTGGAAAATATATTTTAACCTGGGAAAAAGAGTGACCACAGTCTCCGGAACACAGCAGCTTGAAATAAAGCATGTAAATGGTGGCCTTTATTATATTTCTCCAGGTAAGGACTTTAAGTCGCTTGCGCCTGGAGAAAACCTGGATCAACAGTTTATTTCCAATTCCTGGGTAGTGAATAGCAGTGATGCACCACAAGGATTTTACTTGGTATGGGATAATTCTCCGGGTACTGGCATCCCTTTAAAGGAGGTTAAAATCTCCACTCCGAAGGATCAGCATAAAATGGATAGGTTTGCTGGAGACAAGGAGTTAACCCAAGCACAGCTTTACCTGTCGAACGAACGTGGCAAAACTGGAAATAGCAGTCTGCCAAAAATATTCCCAACACCACTTTCTTACACAGAAACACCGGGCCATTTTAAATTGGATCATAGCGTTACTTTAGTATCAGATCCTGACTTTGACAATGAAGCGCAATTGTTTGCGGAGGAGCTGAAATCGATAACCGGAAAAAGACCTTTAGTCTCCAATAGTCCAAAAAATCCGGGAACAATCAGGCTTAAAAGAGATGCTGCTATTAAAAAAGACGAATATAGTCTAAAGGTAAGTCCAGCTGGCATTATAATTTCTGCCAATGGCCCTAAGGAAATTCATTACGGCATTCAATCATTAAAAGTGATGCTGGATCCCTCAGCCTATGCTGATCAGGGAAAAAAGAAGGCACTACTGGTAAAGTGTGTAACAGTGGTGGATCGTCCTGCTTTCGGATTTAGGGCAATTATGCTGGATGTCGCTAGAAATTTTCAGTCTAAAGAAGAAGTCATGAAGCTGATTGATTTATTGTCATTGTACAAACTCACTACGCTTCACCTCCATCTCAATGACGATGAAGGCTGGAGATTACAGATCAATGCTTTGCCCGAACTGACTAGTGTGGGGGCGCAACGTGGACATGGATTAAATGAACAGGAAAGCCTGATGCCTGCTTATGGATCTGGTCCGATTGCTGGGCAACCCTCTGGAAGTGGCTTTTATTCAAGGGCAGACTTTATTGAGATCTTAAAATATGCCGCAAGAAGGCACATCAATATTATCCCGGAAATTGAAACACCTGGTCATGCCCGTGCCGCGATCGTGTCCATGCAGGCCAGATACAATAAAATTATAAAATCAGGTGATACCCTAAAAGCAAAACAATATCTGCTCAGAGATATGGCAGATTCTTCAGTTTACCGTTCTGTACAGCAATGGAATGATCATGTGATGGATGTTTCTATGCCCTCCGTATACAACTTCCTGGAAACTGTTACAGATGAAATAATTGAGATCTATAAACTGGCCGGCGCGCCATTGCAGACCATACATTATGGTGGAGATGAAGTGCCTGCAGGGGTATGGACAGGATCTCCATCTGTGAATGCATGTAAAGCAACGCATCCGGAAGTGAAAAATGCTGCTGATCTTTGGGACTATTTTTTCAGTCGCATTGCAGCCATGCTGGATAAAAGGAAATTATACCTTTCTGGATGGGAAGAAACGGCATTGCGGAAATCAACTGTTGCCGGTGAAAAAAAATGGCAGCCTAATCCGCTGTTCCTCGACAGAAACTTTCATGTGAATGTATGGAATAACATGTCGGGCAATGAAGACCTGGCGTATAGACTGGCAAATTCAGGATATAAGGTCATACTTTCATTTGTGACCAATTTCTATTTTGATATGGCCTATGTCCGTGAGTTTGATGAGCCAGGATTCAATTGGGGTGGTTTCATCAATTTGGAACAAGCCTATAAATTTATTCCTTTTGATTACCTGAAAAACCAGCATACGGATTATGTGAATAGGCCATTGCCTAAATCAATGCTCCAGCAATTTGAACCATTAACCGAAGTCGGCAAGCAAAATATATACGGTATTCAAGGACTTTTATGGACTGAAACGGTAAAAACTGCTGAGCGATTGGAGTACATGTATTTACCAAGGCTTCTGGCTTTGTCTGAAAGAGCATGGGCTTCCACACCGGCATGGGCAACGATGCCAGATACTTTAAAAGCGAAGCAATTGTATGAGGCCAACTGGTATCAGTTCAGTTCATCTGTGAGACGGGAGCTGAACCGCCTGGATCACTATGCCGGAGGCTTTGAATATCGGATACCTACGCCAGCAATTATGCTGCGGGATGGAATGGTTTCTGCCAATACGGATGTTCCCGGATTTAAAATTTACTATACTACAGACGGATCCACTCCAACTGTAAAAAGTAAACGCTATCAACAACCAGTTCCCCACTTAAAAGGACTTCGTTTCCGTGCATTTAATGAGATCGGAAGAGGAGGGGAAGTTGCGAAAAATAACACTGAAGAAAATGGAAAAGATCAAGCTATATAA